In a genomic window of Rhododendron vialii isolate Sample 1 chromosome 12a, ASM3025357v1:
- the LOC131309556 gene encoding secreted RxLR effector protein 161-like, with product MGVVEELRDDVVHFVYLTVTRPDIAYAVHLVSQFLSSPRTTHYDAVLRILRYVKGTLFYGLHYAAHSSLELRAYSDADWAGDPTDRRSITGYCFFLGDSLISWRSKKQTVVSRSSTEAEYRALADTTQELLWLRWLLTDMGVHHSTGTTLCCDNQSAIQIARNDVFHDRTKHIEIDCHFVRQHVASGTLRLLSVSSSDQTADIFTKAHPPGRFHDLVSKLKLVSTLPP from the exons ATGGGGGTAGTGGAGGAATTGAGGGATGATGTTGTGCA TTTTGTTTATCTCACAGTTACTCGACCGGACATAGCTTATGCTGTTCATCTTGTTAGCCAATTTTTATCATCCCCACGAACGACCCATTACGATGCTGTTCTTCGTATTCTTCGCTATGTCAAAGGGACTTTGTTTTATGGTCTCCACTACGCTGCTCATTCATCCTTAGAGCTGCGAGCTTActctgatgcagattgggctggaGATCCTACCGATCGTCGTTCTATCACAGGctattgtttctttcttggtGATTCCCTCATCTCTTGGCGCAGTAAGAAACAAACTGTTGTTTCCCGGTCAAGTACTGAAGCCGAATACCGTGCTTTGGCAGATACCACCCAGGAACTCCTATGGCTGCGATGGCTACTTACCGATATGGGTGTTCACCATTCCACTGGTACTACCCTTTGTTGTGACAACCAGAGTGCCATCCAAATTGCTCGCAATGATGTCTTTCATGATCGCACCAAGCACATTGAAATTGACTGTCACTTTGTACGTCAACATGTTGCTAGCGGCACTCTTCGTCTTCTATCAGTATCGTCATCTGATCAGACTGCTGACATTTTCACCAAGGCGCACCCTCCTGGGCGTTTTCATGACCTAGTTTCCAAACTCAAGTTGGTCTCTACTTTAccaccttga